The Impatiens glandulifera chromosome 8, dImpGla2.1, whole genome shotgun sequence genome includes a window with the following:
- the LOC124912066 gene encoding beta-D-glucosyl crocetin beta-1,6-glucosyltransferase-like, producing METKKPCLNVVMVPWLAHGHISPYLELAKRLSNKNLQIYLCSTPINLSSIKKRVTHKYSQSIKLIELHIPSQPDLPDPSFHTTNGLPLHLNSVLKRAMDKASPSFTEIIKTLKPDILIYDFNQQWASTVAASIGIPAVQFISTSASVLCYFLHEFMKQDDDFPYPVLNLRGTHWNRKIQEMLKRRADEQSQSESGSTGLTSITGDILFMKTFGEMEGKYIEYGSKLIGKKIVPTGPLAQEHEDSEDNSEIMEWLNKKEASSTVFVSFGTESFLSREETEEVAKGLELSMVNFIWVLRFSFEEEEKISIEEALPNGFLERVGDRGLVVEKWAPQARILGHPNVGGFVSHCGWGSTIEAMSFGVPIVSIPMNFDQPLNARLVEEIGVGLDVGRDENGRFSGEEIADLISELIVGEKGKKIRDKAREMREKIKSKGDEDIDGVMEELYKLHNNKIDGESKD from the exons ATGGAGACGAAGAAGCCATGTTTGAATGTTGTAATGGTCCCATGGCTAGCCCATGGCCATATCTCTCCTTACTTAGAACTTGCCAAAAGGCTTTCCAACAAAAACCTCCAAATCTATCTATGTTCAACTCCTATCAATCTGAGTTCTATCAAGAAAAGGGTCACCCACAAATACTCTCAATCTATCAAACTCATCGAACTCCATATCCCATCTCAACCAGACCTTCCCGATCCCAGTTTCCACACAACAAATGGCCTCCCACTTCACCTTAACTCAGTTCTCAAAAGAGCCATGGACAAGGCCAGCCCATCTTTCACCGAAATCATTAAAACCCTCAAACCGGACATACTCATTTACGACTTCAACCAACAATGGGCCTCAACCGTCGCAGCATCAATCGGGATACCAGCAGTTCAATTCATCAGCACTAGTGCTTCCGTCCTCTGTTACTTCCTCCATGAATTTATGAAACAGGATGATGACTTCCCTTATCCCGTCTTGAATCTTAGGGGAACTCACTGGAACCGAAAAATTCAAGAAATGTTGAAACGAAGAGCAGATGAGCAAAGCCAATCTGAAAGTGGAA GCACCGGGCTCACGAGTATAACCGGCGacatcctattcatgaagactTTTGGAGAAATGGAAGGGAAATACATTGAGTACGGATCAAAACTAATTGGAAAAAAGATAGTCCCCACGGGTCCTCTGGCTCAAGAACACGAAGACTCGGAAGATAATAGCGAGATCATGGAGTGGCTTAACAAGAAAGAGGCATCTTCAACGGTTTTTGTATCATTTGGAACAGAGTCCTTTTTGTctagagaagaaacagaggaagtgGCAAAAGGGTTGGAGCTAAGTATGGTGAATTTCATTTGGGTGCTTAGATTTTCCTTTGAGGAGGAGGAAAAGATTTCAATTGAAGAAGCCCTGCCCAATGGCTTTCTTGAGAGGGTAGGAGATAGAGGACTTGTTGTTGAGAAATGGGCTCCACAAGCTAGAATATTGGGGCACCCAAATGTTGGAGGATTTGTAAGTCATTGTGGGTGGGGTTCTACAATTGAGGCTATGTCATTTGGGGTGCCAATTGTGTCTATACCTATGAACTTTGACCAACCATTGAATGCAAGGCTGGTTGAGGAGATTGGTGTGGGATTGGATGTAGGGAGAGATGAGAATGGAAGGTTTAGTGGAGAAGAGATTGCAGATTTGATAAGTGAATTGATTGTAGGTGAAAAAGGGAAGAAAATAAGGGATAAAGCAagagaaatgagagaaaaaattaaaagtaaagggGATGAAGACATTGATGGTGTTATGGAAGAATTGTACAAGCTTCACAATAACAAAATTGATGGAGAGAGCAAGGATTAA
- the LOC124912259 gene encoding beta-D-glucosyl crocetin beta-1,6-glucosyltransferase-like: METKKPCLNIVMVPWLAHGHISPYLELAKRLSNKNLQIYLCSTPINLSSIKKRVSSKYSQSIKLIELHIPSQPDLPDPSFHTTNGLPLHLNSVLKRAMDMASPNFTEIIKTLNPDIIIYDFNQQWASTAAASIGIPAVQFISTSASIICYFLHKFRRADVDFPCDRPSINLGIYWNRKLEEIINSSSNDRVQSGSGGVHATLSRSCDIMFMKTFGEIEGKYIEYVSELLGQRIVPTGPLVQEPKEGEDNNEIMEWLNKKEKSSTMFVSFGTEYFLSRNEREEIAKGLELSMVNFIWVLRFSLEEKISIEEALPNGFLKRVGDRGLVVEKWAPQARILVHPNVGGFVSHCGWGSTIEAMSFGVPIVAIPMNLDQPVNARLVEEIGVGLEVNRDENGGLSGEEISNFIREVILGDEDGKKIRDKAREMKEKIKSKGEEDIDGVVQELFKLVFKKN; the protein is encoded by the exons ATGGAGACGAAGAAGCCATGCTTGAATATTGTAATGGTCCCATGGCTAGCCCATGGCCATATCTCTCCTTACTTAGAGCTTGCCAAAAGGCTTTCCAACAAAAACCTCCAAATCTATCTATGTTCAACTCCGATCAATCTGAGTTCTATCAAGAAAAGGGTCAGCTCGAAATACTCTCAATCGATCAAACTCATCGAACTCCATATCCCATCTCAACCAGACCTTCCTGATCCCAGTTTCCACACAACAAATGGTCTCCCACTTCACCTCAACTCAGTTCTCAAAAGAGCCATGGACATGGCCAGCCCAAATTTCACTGAAATCATTAAAACCCTCAACCCGGACATAATCATTTACGACTTCAACCAACAATGGGCCTCAACCGCCGCAGCATCAATTGGGATACCAGCAGTTCAATTCATCAGCACCAGCGCTTCCATCATCTGTTATTTCCTCCATAAATTCAGGAGGGCCGACGTGGATTTCCCTTGTGATCGTCCTTCCATCAACCTTGGAATTTACTGGAATAGAAAACTTGAAGAAATCATTAACTCAAGTTCAAATGATCGTGTCCAAAGTGGAAGTGGTGGAGTTCATGCAACCTTGAGTAGATCATGTGACATAATGTTCATGAAGACATTCGGAGAAATTGAAGGGAAATATATAGAGTACGTATCAGAATTGTTAGGGCAAAGGATAGTTCCGACAG GTCCATTGGTTCAAGAACCAAAAGAGGGGGAAGATAACAACGAGATCATGGAGTGGCTCAACAAGAAAGAgaaatcatcaacaatgttcGTGTCATTTGGAACAGAGTACTTTCTATCGAGAAATGAAAGGGAGGAAATAGCAAAAGGGTTGGAGCTAAGCATGGTGAATTTCATTTGGGTGCTTAGATTTTCTCTTGAGGAGAAGATTTCAATTGAAGAAGCCCTACCCAATGGCTTCCTTAAAAGAGTAGGAGATAGAGGACTTGTAGTTGAGAAATGGGCTCCGCAAGCTAGAATCTTGGTGCACCCAAATGTTGGAGGATTTGTAAGCCATTGTGGGTGGGGTTCTACAATTGAGGCTATGTCATTTGGAGTCCCAATTGTGGCTATACCCATGAACTTAGACCAACCAGTGAATGCAAGGCTAGTGGAGGAAATCGGTGTGGGGTTGGAAGTAAATAGAGATGAGAATGGAGGGCTTAGTGGGGAAGAGATTTCAAACTTCATAAGGGAAGTCATACTTGGTGATGAAGATGGGAAGAAGATTAGGGATAAAGCAagagaaatgaaagaaaaaatcaaaagtAAAGGAGAAGAAGATATTGATGGTGTTGTCCAAGAATTGTTCAAACTAGTTTTCAAGAAGAATTGA
- the LOC124912758 gene encoding beta-D-glucosyl crocetin beta-1,6-glucosyltransferase-like, which translates to METKKPCLNVVMVPWLAHGHISPYLELAKRLANRNFKIYLCSTPINLSSIKKRVTHKYSQSIKLIELHIPSQPDLPDPSFHTTNGLPLHLNSVLKRAMDMASPSFTEIIKTLKPDILIYDFNQQWASIAAASIGIPSVQFISASASLLCYFLHTFLKQDVDFPYPVMSLRGSYWKQKFQEIVKRCIQTWSRDSSVPPCEIIFVKTFREIEGKYIEFGSKIIGSKLVPTGPLVQEPEEEEDGDNNKEIMEWLNNKEQSSTVFASFGTEYFLSREEREEIAKGLELSMMNFIWVLRFSSEEKISIEEALPNGFLKRVGDRGLVVEKWAHQARILVHPNIGGFVSHCGWGSTMEAMTFGIPIVAIPMDLDQPVNARLVEEIGVGLEVNRDENGGLSGEEIAHLIREVLVGDEDGKKIRDKAREMKEKIKSKGEEDVDGVVEELYKLYKKNIHGKHMD; encoded by the exons ATGGAGACGAAGAAGCCATGCTTGAATGTTGTAATGGTTCCATGGCTAGCCCATGGCCATATCTCTCCTTACTTAGAACTTGCCAAAAGACTTGCCAACAGAAACTTCAAAATTTATCTATGTTCAACTCCGATCAATCTGAGTTCTATTAAGAAAAGGGTCACCCACAAATACTCTCAATCGATCAAACTCATTGAACTCCATATCCCATCTCAACCAGACCTTCCCGATCCCAGTTTCCACACAACAAATGGCCTCCCACTTCACCTTAACTCAGTTCTCAAAAGAGCCATGGATATGGCCAGCCCATCTTTCACCGAAATCATTAAAACCCTGAAACCAGACATACTCATTTACGACTTCAACCAACAATGGGCATCAATCGCCGCAGCATCAATCGGGATACCATCAGTTCAATTCATCAGCGCCAGCGCTTCCCTCCTCTGTTATTTCCTCCATACATTTCTCAAACAGGACGTTGACTTCCCTTATCCCGTCATGAGTCTTCGGGGAAGTTACTGGAAACAGAAATTTCAAGAAATCGTAAAACGATGTATTCAAACTTGGAGTAGAG ACAGTTCAGTACCACCCTGTGAGATAATATTTGTGAAGACTTTTAGAGAAATTGAAGGGAAATACATTGAGTTTGGCTCAAAAATAATTGGCAGTAAGTTGGTCCCCACAGGTCCGTTGGTTCAAGaaccagaagaagaagaagatggagaTAATAATAAGGAGATCATGGAGTGGCTTAACAATAAAGAGCAATCATCAACTGTGTTTGCGTCATTTGGAACAGAGTACTTTCTATCTAGAGAGGAAAGGGAAGAAATAGCAAAAGGGTTGGAGCTAAGCATGATGAATTTCATTTGGGTGCTTAGATTTTCTTCTGAAGAGAAGATTTCAATTGAAGAAGCCCTGCCCAATGGCTTCCTTAAAAGAGTAGGAGATAGAGGACTTGTAGTTGAGAAATGGGCTCACCAAGCTAGAATCTTGGTGCACCCAAATATTGGAGGATTTGTAAGCCATTGTGGGTGGGGTTCTACAATGGAGGCTATGACATTTGGAATCCCAATTGTGGCTATACCCATGGACTTAGACCAACCAGTGAATGCAAGGCTAGTGGAGGAAATCGGTGTGGGGTTGGAAGTAAATAGAGATGAGAATGGAGGGCTTAGTGGGGAAGAGATTGCACATTTGATAAGGGAAGTCTTAGTTGGTGATGAAGATGGGAAGAAGATTAGAGATAAAGCAagagaaatgaaagaaaaaatcaaaagtAAAGGAGAAGAAGATGTTGATGGTGTTGTGGAAGAATTGTACAAGCTTTACAAGAAGAATATTCATGGAAAACATATGGATTAA
- the LOC124912759 gene encoding beta-D-glucosyl crocetin beta-1,6-glucosyltransferase-like — protein METKKPCLNVVMVPWLAHGHVSPYLELAKRLSNKNFQIYLCSTPINLNSIKKRVTQKYSQSIKLIELHIPSQPDLPDPSFHTTNGLPLHLNSVLKKAMDMASPSFTEIIKTLKPDILIYDFNQQWASTAAASIGIPAVQFISTSASVLCYFLHEFMKQDVDFPYPVLNLRGTHWNRIIQEMLRQNANDQSQSERGSTELTSRNCDILFMKTFEEMEGKYIEYGSKLIGKKIVPTGPLAQEHEGSEDNSEIMEWLNKKEASSTVFVSFGTESFLSREETEEVAKGLELSMVNFIWVLRFSFEEAKISIEEALPNGFLERVVNRGLVVEKWAPQARILAHPNVGGFVSHCGWGSTIEAMSFGVPIVAIPMNFDQPLNARLVEEIGVGLEVGRDENGRFSGEEIADLISELIVGEKGKRIRDKAREMRETIQNKGDEDIDCVVEELYKLHNENIDRLILKA, from the exons ATGGAGACGAAGAAACCATGCTTGAATGTTGTAATGGTTCCATGGCTAGCCCATGGCCATGTCTCTCCTTACTTAGAGCTTGCCAAAAGGCTTTCCAACAAAAACTTCCAAATCTATCTATGTTCAACTCCGATCAATCTGAATTCTATCAAGAAAAGGGTCACCCAGAAATACTCTCAATCGATCAAACTCATCGAACTCCATATCCCATCTCAACCAGACCTCCCTGATCCCAGTTTCCACACAACAAATGGCCTCCCACTTCACCTCAACTCAGTTCTCAAAAAAGCCATGGACATGGCCAGCCCATCTTTCACCGAAATCATTAAAACCCTGAAACCGGACATACTCATTTACGACTTCAACCAACAATGGGCCTCAACCGCCGCAGCATCAATCGGGATACCAGCAGTTCAATTCATCAGCACTAGCGCTTCCGTCCTCTGTTACTTTCTCCATGAATTTATGAAACAGGACGTTGATTTCCCTTATCCCGTCTTGAATCTTCGGGGAACTCACTGGAACCGAATAATTCAAGAAATGTTGAGACAAAATGCAAATGATCAAAGCCAATCTGAAAGGGGAA GCACTGAGCTCACGAGTAGAAACTGTGacatcctattcatgaagactTTTGAAGAAATGGAAGGGAAATACATCGAGTACGGATCAAAACTAATTGGCAAAAAGATAGTCCCCACAGGTCCTCTGGCTCAAGAACATGAAGGATCCGAAGATAATAGCGAGATCATGGAGTGGCTTAACAAGAAAGAGGCATCTTCAACTGTTTTCGTATCATTTGGAACAGAATCCTTTTTGTctagagaagaaacagaggaagtaGCAAAAGGGTTGGAGCTAAGTATGGTGAATTTCATTTGGGTGCTTAGATTTTCCTTTGAGGAGGCGAAGATTTCAATTGAAGAAGCCCTGCCCAATGGCTTTCTTGAGAGGGTAGTAAATAGAGGACTTGTTGTTGAGAAATGGGCTCCACAAGCTAGAATATTGGCGCACCCAAATGTTGGAGGATTTGTAAGCCATTGTGGGTGGGGTTCTACAATTGAGGCTATGTCATTTGGGGTGCCAATTGTGGCTATACCTATGAACTTTGATCAACCATTGAATGCAAGGCTAGTGGAGGAGATTGGCGTGGGATTGGAAGTAGGGAGAGATGAGAATGGAAGGTTTAGTGGAGAAGAGATTGCAGATTTGATAAGTGAATTGATAGTAGGTGAAAAAGGGAAGAGAATAAGGGATAAAGCAAGAGAAATGAGAgaaacaattcaaaataaagGGGATGAAGACATTGATTGTGTTGTGGAAGAATTGTACAAGCTTCACAATGAGAATATTGATAGGTTAATTCTCAAAGCTTAA
- the LOC124912757 gene encoding beta-D-glucosyl crocetin beta-1,6-glucosyltransferase-like, which produces METKKPCLNVLMFPWVAYGHISPSLELAKRLADRNFQIYLCSTPINLSSIQKRVTQKYSQSIKLIEFHLPSQPDLPPNLHTTNGLPLHLKPVLKKAMDMSGPIFTQIIQTLKPDILIYDFLQPWASIPAASLGIPAVQFIPVCACNMSYLLHKILKRDVDFPYPALNLRGTYSNHKFQEMIKGFTNTQGGQSTASHSSFAKTCDIIFVKTFEEMEGKYIEYGSKLLGKKIVPTGPLLLEQEDADDDNDNSQIMEWLNNKDTSSTILVSIGSESFLSREETEEIAKGLELSMVNFIWVLRFPSEEKISIEEALPNGFLKRVGDRGLVIENWAPQARILGHPNVGGFVSHCGWGSVIEAMSFGIPVVAIPMNYEQPVTARLLEEIGVSLEVNRDDNGGFDGEEIADLIREMIIGDKGKQMRDKAREMREYIKSKGDGDIDVVVEELYKLHKNKKNSDGESKD; this is translated from the coding sequence ATGGAGACGAAGAAGCCATGCTTGAATGTTTTAATGTTCCCATGGGTGGCCTATGGCCATATCTCTCCTTCCTTAGAGCTTGCCAAAAGACTTGCCGACAGAAACTTCCAAATCTATCTATGCTCAACTCCCATCAATCTGAGCTCTATCCAGAAAAGGGTCACCCAGAAATACTCTCAATCGATCAAACTCATCGAATTCCATCTCCCATCTCAACCCGACCTTCCTCCCAATCTCCACACCACAAACGGCCTCCCACTTCACCTCAAGCCAGTTCTCAAAAAAGCCATGGACATGTCCGGTCCAATTTTCACCCAAATCATTCAAACCCTCAAACCGGACATACTCATTTACGACTTCCTCCAGCCATGGGCTTCCATCCCCGCCGCTTCACTCGGAATACCAGCCGTTCAGTTCATCCCTGTGTGCGCTTGCAACATGTCTTATCTTCTCCATAAAATTCTGAAACGGGACGTTGACTTCCCTTATCCCGCCTTGAATCTTAGGGGAACTTACTCGAACCACAAATTTCAAGAAATGATAAAAGGGTTCACAAATACTCAAGGCGGCCAAAGTACTGCAAGTCATTCTTCATTCGCTAAAACCTGTGACATTATATTCGTCAAGACTTTTGAAGAAATGGAAGGGAAATACATCGAATACGGATCCAAACTACTTGGCAAAAAGATAGTCCCCACAGGTCCGCTCCTTCTAGAACAGGAAGACGCCgatgatgataatgataataGCCAGATCATGGAGTGGCTTAACAATAAGGATACATCATCGACCATTCTCGTGTCGATTGGATCAGAGTCCTTTCTTTCGAGGGAGGAAACAGAGGAAATAGCAAAAGGGTTGGAGTTAAGCATGGTGAATTTCATTTGGGTACTTAGATTTCCTTCTGAGGAGAAGATTTCAATTGAAGAAGCCTTACCCAATGGCTTCCTTAAGAGGGTAGGGGATAGAGGACTTGTAATTGAGAATTGGGCACCACAAGCTAGAATCTTGGGGCACCCAAATGTTGGGGGTTTTGTAAGCCATTGTGGGTGGGGTTCTGTAATAGAGGCTATGTCATTTGGAATCCCAGTTGTGGCTATACCAATGAACTATGAACAACCGGTGACTGCAAGGCTACTGGAGGAGATTGGTGTGAGTTTGGAAGTAAATAGAGATGATAATGGAGGCTTTGATGGAGAAGAGATTGCAGATTTGATAAGGGAAATGATAATAGGTGATAAGGGGAAGCAAATGAGGGATAAAGCAAGAGAAATGAGAGAATATATCAAAAGTAAAGGGGATGGAGACATTGATGTTGTTGTTGAAGAATTGTACAAGCTtcacaagaacaagaagaataGTGATGGAGAAAGCAAGGATTAA
- the LOC124912756 gene encoding beta-D-glucosyl crocetin beta-1,6-glucosyltransferase-like, translating to METKKPCLNVLMFPWVAYGHISPSLELAKRLADRNFQIYLCSTPINLSSIQKRVTHKYSQSIKLIEFHLPSQPDLPPNLHTTNGLPLHLNPVLKKAMDMSGPIFTQIIQTLKPDILIYDSLQQWASIPAASLGIPAVQFIPVCACNISYVLHKIRKQDVDFPYPALNLRGTYWNHKFQEMMKGLRSQSPASHSSFAKTCDIIFYKTFEKMEGKYIEYGSKLFGKKIVPTGPLLLEQEDADDDNDNSQIMEWLNNKDTSSTILVSIGSESFLSREETEEIAKGLELSMVNFIWVLRFPSEEKISIEEVLPNGFLKRVGDRGLVIENWAPQARILGHPNVGGFVSHCGWGSVIEAMSFGIPIVAIPMNYEQPVTARLLEEIGVSLEVNRDDNGGFDGEEIADLIREMIIGDKGKQMRDKAREMRENIKSKGDQDIDVVVEELYKLHKNKKNIDGESKD from the coding sequence ATGGAGACGAAGAAGCCATGCTTGAATGTTTTAATGTTCCCATGGGTGGCCTATGGCCACATCTCTCCTTCCTTAGAGCTTGCCAAAAGACTTGCCGACAGAAACTTCCAAATCTATCTATGCTCAACTCCCATCAATCTGAGCTCTATCCAGAAAAGGGTCACCCACAAATACTCTCAATCGATCAAACTCATCGAATTCCATCTCCCATCTCAACCCGACCTTCCTCCCAATCTCCACACCACAAATGGCCTCCCACTTCACCTCAACCCAGTTCTCAAAAAAGCCATGGACATGTCCGGCCCAATTTTCACCCAAATCATTCAAACCCTCAAACCGGACATACTCATTTACGACTCCCTCCAGCAATGGGCTTCCATCCCCGCCGCTTCACTCGGAATACCAGCCGTTCAGTTCATCCCTGTGTGCGCTTGCAACATCTCTTATGTTCTCCATAAAATTCGTAAACAGGATGTTGACTTCCCTTATCCCGCCTTGAATCTTCGGGGAACTTACTGGAACCACAAATTTCAAGAAATGATGAAAGGGCTCAGAAGCCAAAGTCCTGCAAGTCATTCTTCATTCGCTAAAACCTGTGACATTATATTCTACAAGACTTTTGAAAAAATGGAAGGGAAATACATCGAATACGGATCCAAACTATTTGGCAAAAAGATAGTCCCCACAGGTCCGCTCCTTCTAGAACAGGAAGACGCAgatgatgataatgataataGCCAGATCATGGAGTGGCTTAACAATAAGGATACATCATCGACCATTCTCGTGTCGATTGGATCAGAGTCATTTCTTTCCAGGGAGGAAACAGAGGAAATAGCAAAAGGGTTGGAGTTAAGCATGGTGAATTTCATTTGGGTACTTAGATTTCCTTCTGAGGAGAAGATTTCAATTGAAGAAGTCTTACCCAATGGATTCCTTAAGAGGGTAGGGGATAGAGGACTTGTAATTGAGAATTGGGCACCACAAGCTAGAATCTTGGGGCACCCAAATGTTGGAGGATTTGTAAGCCATTGTGGGTGGGGTTCTGTAATAGAGGCTATGTCATTTGGAATCCCAATTGTGGCTATACCAATGAACTATGAACAACCAGTGACTGCAAGGCTACTGGAGGAGATTGGTGTGAGTTTGGAAGTAAATAGAGATGATAATGGAGGCTTTGATGGAGAAGAGATTGCAGATTTGATAAGGGAAATGATAATAGGTGATAAGGGGAAGCAAATGAGGGATAAAGCAAgagaaatgagagaaaatatCAAAAGTAAAGGGGATCAAGACATTGATGTTGTTGTTGAAGAATTGTACAAGCTtcacaagaacaagaagaataTTGATGGAGAAAGCAAGGATTAA